The genomic region AAAAACAGGGACTCGATTGTTTGTAACAGAAATACCGCCACAAACGCTGGTACAGGACAGCCGACACCGAGAACCATGGGAAGTGTCTGAGAGCTGCGCCCCCACGGAATAACTGCCAGTCGACACAGTGCGAGTGAGAAACCTGTCACTCCATGCAAAGACCAGTACTGCCAAGGAAAAGAATCCGACGTCCCCAAAAAGCGGTGCTACTAAGAGAAACGGCCGCTTTTGAAGAAAACAGCCAGGAGCATGACTGAGAGACACTCAGCTCTCAGGAAGAACGGGCATTTGTTCCAAAACACAGCCGGATAAACCGAGAACCTTCGGAGTGGTTGCACCGAAATGGGGTCACCCAGCACCTCAGCGTCCTGGGCTCTAGCAAGCCTCACAGAAACAACCGGCAGTGCTACCTCCAAGGAGCACCTAGAGCAGCAAAACTAGCAGTAATGCCATCGACGAAAGGCCAGTTAGGCGAAAAGAGTAGAGTATTTAGTTCCGGGGATTATAGGCCAGCGCTAACCAGACAGCATAAAGCTGAGGGTTGACAAACCAAAAATTAGTAACAATTCTTTTTAAAGGGCAAGTTagctgaaacacacacacacacacacacacccagaataaaaacaatacatttgggaaaattcatcaaatgaaaatgcaaaacatagaaaaattgactctacaaagaagaaaatgcaaacacTTCTAAACAATGTGGTTTCACAGCTGTGATATCGCTGTCAGGCCTATATCAATACCTGCTCGGTCTCACCAGGACTTCTAAGGGACTGCAGGCACCGCTAAACCGCTACTTTCTACTCCTAAAATATCTTCTTTAACGACATGCCCGGACTTCTATATTTAAAACTCAGGCATCAGTAAAGCAGGATAAGTTATTATGAAACCGAAAGTTACTGGGAATAAGGAGTCGCAGGTATGGCTATGCTAGTACTGGTTGCGACTAAATATGGACTTGCAAGAGCTAAAAATCACATTCACAGGGGCACTTGCAATCGAAGCATGCACTTGTTACTCTAAGAAATCCCTAACCCAGGACTCGCTCAGAATATTTCAAAACCAGAATTAAGCATCTTTATCGCAGGCGAAATAAGCCATTACTTATTCCGCTTAAATCCGAACTTGCTATGCAGAGAAACCACAGTCAGGGCTATATTCCGAGTGTAGGAGGTTTAAAACTCCCGAAAAGGCAGTCAAAGCAGGCAGGGCCAAGCCGGACCTGCTGTGCCTACCAGAAGTGCTAAACCCAGTTGTGGTACTATTAAgtaattggggccgggcgcggtggctcaagcctgtaatcccagcactttgggaggccgagacgggcggatcacgaggtcaggagatcgagaccatcctggctaacatggtgaaaccccgtctctactaaaaaatacaaaacctagccgggcgaggtggcgggtgcctgtagtcccagctactcgggaggctgaggcaggagaatggcttgaatccgggaggcggagcttgcagtgagctgagatccggccactgcactccagcccgggcgacagagagagactccgtctcaaaaaaaaaaaaaaaaaaaaaaaaaagtaattggtaGTTCTCTTATAAGCCActctaaactgttccaaagaAAAAGACACAGGAAACACTGCTAGCCCTGAGACCCATGAATAAGTAATcttctcaattatttatttattttgagacagggtcacactctccTGGAGGGCATTGGTGCTATCCagctcaggctcactgcagcctcaacctcctgagctcaagcgaccaGCCCACTCCactctctggagtagctgggactacaggtgcacaacacctcccccagctaatgtttgtattttttgtagaggcttcaccctcttgcccaggctgttctcagactATTGAGCACAAGCAATCCGCATGCCTCCAAcgctaaaagtgctgggattactgctgTGAGCCACGCTGCCCCACCAGAATAAGTAACATTAAGAACTGGTCATCTGTGAAGTTGTATTAATATAAGTAATTGCGCGGTCTTTCACGAGACACAGTAACGATTGAAAAACCTTCCACTCTTGACCTTGAATAAAATTCCTGAGAGTAAAACACAATGACTTGAtatcctgaaaaaaagaaagacagttgttaaaaataaaactaaaaattaaaattaagaagacGTTATAATAACGTAAAAGACgtgatataaaattaaatgtaaacaaacaatatatttaaaaaggaataattagaaaaatacgaggaataagatttaaaaatacactggaaaaaataaattaaaaatcggCCAAACACTAAGGATTCTATAATCATAAAACAGATTTCTCCAAGTCAAAACAGATAcaagtgaaatatttaataaaataaatataaatgtttaaaagacaaggaaactgaaagtAATAAGCGACACGaagcaagaaagaaacatcaggaaaaaagagaattcaaaaacTGACAACCAGCAACGAAGGCACatcttaatgtgtttttattttctaggtgGAGACGCTTGGTAACTGAGAATCTTTTCAGGGAGGAGAATCCAAAGAGGCTTCTGCTGATATCTAAGGCTGCTTAGCTCCACAGATTCGTAGGCAGCACGCCCAGAGTACAGAGAACGCGGCAAAACCAACGCGAAGAATCCGCTCCAGGCAGTCTGAGAAACCCGGGGGGTGGCGCCACCGACggagggcaggaggatggcggcGTTCCGAAAGGCACCCGCTGTCAGAGACGTCGGTGTCCTGCTGTCTGTTCCAGGAATGGGGAGGACTGCCCCAGGAAAGCTGCTGGAGCGTGAGTCTGTCGggttcctctccctgccccacctcttcCACGGGTGCCTCTTGCTGCTTCTGTGTCCCCGGCCAACTGAACCCAGGGGACTTCGCTGTACTTGGTTCCAAGGTGCTCTGGACTCCAGGAAAGAGTCCGTTTTGCCAGAAGACTCCGGGTAGCCGCCAGCAAGGACTGGAAAGCAGTCCCAAGTCACAGCTGTCCAATGAGTACTCTCCTAGTACAGGATACAAAGGGAGAGGCCAGGGCCCACGATCTTCTGAACTCACAATAGGCGGAGACCCGGGCTCTGGCGCCACCTCCGCGGAATCCCAAGGCCGCTTCACACAGCCAAGAAAATGTTGCTCCATCGCTTAAGCCTCAGACCAGGAGGAAACAAACGTTGGCGCTGATCAAGGAGGGAGAGTCTTCTGCACTACCCTCAGCCTGGGTATTTATGCTCTCCAGAGCCCGTGGGCGGAGGCCAGTCAGATATCAAGAAACTCATTAGTAGCAAATGCACGAAGATTCGTGGACAAATGAAAAACGGTAAAATTTTAGAGAGTACATAGAACCAAAACGAACCGTAATTCCGACAGAAGAACATAGCGAGAAAAGAAACCGAAATGAAACAACGCTAAGCAAACCTTGCAGAGAACTAGCACTACAGAACGCAGGTATTAAAGAGTGCTGCAAGGGCCAAGAACCACCCGTTTTCGGGAAATGAGCGTTGCTGCCACCGGAAAACTGTCCGCTGGGGCTCTGCGCTAATAACCGTCTTGCTAACGAGAAACTGGCGCGTTGAATTTAGCAAGCGCCGGCACCTAGCGGACAGCGCTGGTATTGCCAAACAAATATCCGTTTCGGCGCCGTTAAGTGGGGCTGCTGAAGAGAAACAGCGTGCTCTCAGAAAAGAGCGGTGCTTCCACGCCTAAATAA from Rhinopithecus roxellana isolate Shanxi Qingling unplaced genomic scaffold, ASM756505v1 contig5514, whole genome shotgun sequence harbors:
- the LOC115896159 gene encoding annexin-2 receptor, which gives rise to MEQHFLGCVKRPWDSAEVAPEPGSPPIVSSEDRGPWPLPLYPVLGEYSLDSCDLGLLSSPCWRLPGVFWQNGLFPGVQSTLEPSTAKSPGFSWPGTQKQQEAPVEEVGQGEEPDRLTLQQLSWGSPPHSWNRQQDTDVSDSGCLSERRHPPALRRWRHPPGFSDCLERILRVGFAAFSVLWACCLRICGAKQP